In the Nicotiana tabacum cultivar K326 chromosome 16, ASM71507v2, whole genome shotgun sequence genome, one interval contains:
- the LOC142170441 gene encoding uncharacterized protein LOC142170441 produces the protein MDNIDKRVRGYLFQVGYEKWSIVHSTVNRSMVMTLNIAESLNARNREARELPIMSLPDYMMNLVMEWNNTNRMTAMSTFIGIGKKYHEVLKENSYLSQKMMVKPSTDYVYVVMDVEQRRNIVCMQKR, from the exons ATGGACAACATTGATAAGAGGGTAAGGGGTTACCTATTCCAAGTTGGTTATGAAAAGTGGTCTATAGTGCATTCCACTGTTAATAGATCCATGGTGATGACTTTAAATATTGCCGAGTCACTCAATGCAAGGAATAGAGAGGCAAGAGAGCTACCAATCATGAGTTTGCCAGATTACATGATGAATTTAGTTATGGAATGGAATAATACAAATAGAATGACTGCAATGAGTACATTTATTGGCATAGGAAAAAAATATCATGAAGTTCTGAAGGAAAATAGCTATTTGTCGCAGAAGATGATG GTGAAGCCTTCAACCGATTATGTATATGTAGTAATGGATGTTGAACAAAGGCGAAACATAGTTTGCATGCAAAAAAGATAA